In Chloroflexota bacterium, a single window of DNA contains:
- a CDS encoding 16S rRNA (uracil(1498)-N(3))-methyltransferase: MHRFFVPQEAFERDEVSLPSSVAHQLRNVLRMAPGAHIVVLDNSGWEYEAELTEITPQEARAKIVSRSLCATEPRTKITLYQSFLKGQRFEFVLQKGTELGIVEFVPVISARCVVSSLEHAAHKAARWEKIIREAAEQSRRGRLPTLAPALFFREACLRATRAGQLALIPWEEEAATSLRQALERLPRPFSVSLFVGPEGGFDESEIAVARQAGVVPVHLGPRILRAETAGLVAAAAILFAFGDLG, from the coding sequence ATGCATCGCTTCTTTGTTCCGCAAGAGGCCTTTGAGCGGGACGAGGTCTCGCTGCCCTCCTCCGTCGCGCACCAACTGCGCAACGTCCTCCGCATGGCTCCCGGGGCGCACATCGTGGTCCTGGACAATTCCGGCTGGGAGTACGAGGCGGAACTGACGGAGATCACCCCCCAGGAAGCGCGGGCGAAGATCGTCTCCCGCTCGCTCTGCGCCACGGAACCCCGCACCAAGATCACCCTCTACCAGTCGTTTCTCAAGGGGCAACGGTTTGAGTTCGTGCTCCAGAAGGGCACCGAACTTGGGATTGTGGAATTTGTGCCCGTCATCAGCGCGCGGTGTGTGGTGTCCAGCCTGGAACACGCGGCGCACAAGGCTGCCCGCTGGGAGAAGATCATCCGCGAGGCGGCGGAACAGTCGCGGCGCGGCAGGCTCCCCACGCTGGCGCCGGCGCTGTTCTTCCGCGAGGCCTGCCTTCGCGCGACCCGCGCAGGCCAGTTGGCGCTGATCCCGTGGGAGGAGGAGGCCGCCACCAGCCTGCGGCAGGCGCTGGAGCGGCTCCCGCGGCCGTTCTCCGTGAGCCTGTTCGTGGGGCCAGAGGGCGGGTTTGACGAGTCAGAAATCGCCGTGGCCCGACAGGCCGGCGTCGTGCCGGTGCATCTGGGCCCGCGCATTCTGCGCGCCGAGACGGCCGGACTCGTCGCTGCGGCCGCGATTCTGTTTGCCTTCGGCGACCTGGGATAG
- the prmA gene encoding 50S ribosomal protein L11 methyltransferase, which produces MGWLELTQEVDEESAEAVVELFSRYCRGSAVVEQQVGTEDGGEPLPNPVTRIRAYLAPSDDQVEVLLRIQQGLWHLSQIHPLPDLQIVRLEDKDWEHAWQDHYHVLRIGRRIVIRPSWRTYEPLPDDIVITLDPGMAFGTGLHPSTQLCVQALEDAIRPGMSVLDMGTGSGILAIAAALLGAARVTAIDNDPIAVKAATENVLANGMRNRIDVRLGSVEAVSGEFDLIVVNILAHVIQEMLAQDLARHLRPGGPFIAAGILQTQADDLERSFAVHSLRLVEKRQDKDWVLLWAEKARE; this is translated from the coding sequence GTGGGTTGGCTTGAACTGACCCAGGAGGTGGACGAGGAATCCGCCGAGGCGGTCGTGGAACTGTTCAGCCGCTACTGCCGAGGCAGCGCCGTCGTGGAACAGCAGGTCGGCACCGAAGACGGCGGCGAACCCCTCCCCAATCCCGTAACGCGCATCCGCGCCTACCTTGCCCCCAGCGACGACCAGGTGGAAGTCCTCCTGCGGATCCAGCAGGGCCTGTGGCATCTTTCCCAAATCCACCCACTGCCCGACCTCCAGATCGTGCGCCTGGAGGACAAGGACTGGGAACACGCCTGGCAGGACCATTATCACGTGCTCCGCATCGGCCGCCGCATCGTGATTCGCCCGTCGTGGCGCACCTACGAACCCCTCCCCGACGACATCGTCATCACGCTGGACCCGGGCATGGCCTTCGGCACGGGGCTGCACCCGTCCACGCAACTGTGCGTACAGGCGCTGGAGGATGCCATCCGCCCGGGCATGTCCGTGCTGGACATGGGCACGGGTTCAGGCATACTGGCCATTGCGGCGGCGCTCCTCGGCGCGGCGCGCGTAACTGCCATAGACAACGACCCCATCGCCGTGAAAGCCGCGACCGAAAACGTCCTGGCGAACGGCATGCGCAACCGCATTGATGTCAGACTTGGATCGGTGGAGGCGGTGTCGGGCGAGTTTGACCTCATCGTGGTCAACATCCTGGCCCACGTCATCCAGGAGATGCTGGCCCAAGATTTGGCGCGGCACCTGCGCCCGGGCGGTCCATTCATCGCTGCCGGCATCCTCCAAACCCAGGCCGACGATCTGGAGCGCTCTTTCGCCGTTCACTCCCTTCGCTTGGTGGAGAAGCGGCAGGACAAAGATTGGGTGCTCCTTTGGGCCGAGAAGGCCCGCGAATAG